DNA from Fusarium verticillioides 7600 chromosome 4, whole genome shotgun sequence:
GACCCGGTCGACGCCTAACCCAAGGGGCGCAGACCTGTCCAAATCTCAATGAATCTACCTTGATTAGTTGAAAACGAAACAGTATTGTATTCATTCAATTTCTCACCTAGGCCAGCCCGTACAAGTGCTAACAGATCTTTGCTTGAGAGGAAGAGTATTCTCAAATCTCCTGGTAAACTAGTCGATTGTTACACGCTGCCGCATTTTCACCATACGCGCTTGGTCCCAGAAGAATCGTCCTCGGCTCCATGGTTCATAGGCTGTATCGCCGGAGGGAAAATATCCCAGGCTGAAGTGTTCCAGATTAGACACTAACCTACCACAAGTGTCTGGAATATGATTCGTGCCATCTCTGCAAAACCACGTAAAGCTCTTGAGAACGAACTGGCGGAGTTCAGCATCAGAATACCGTTCTGCAACGGTGAGGCAAACGTAACCCTGCAGACAGAGCAGAGCAATGTAACGCAGCTCCTCGTCCCGAGTCCTCATACGGAACCTTGCTATGAGTACGAGTTCAGAGGCTTGAGGGTCTGAATCTTGGCGTaattcctcaagatcaaggtgTCGATCAACACGCCGTATGAGGTTTTCATAGCATTGGAatatgaagctgaagatggaCAGGCAGGCGCCGTTAAAGCTATCAGAAATAGAGCACCCCTCTGAGAAGGGATCTTTGTTATAAGTTGGCAAGAGCGCAGCTTGATGTAGCGTTGTCTCATACAATGCGCCTTTCTCCTCCCACACGATAAAGGTCTCATGTATTAGAAGTCTACCAACCTTCCCCCTAACGGTGATGATGGGACGTAAGTAAAGCTCCACCGTTTGGTAAGGCTTGAACCTCCATACGCCGGCTCGTCGATGAGAGAATTCCGTAGCACAGATCGTCTTGGATTTTGTTCCAAGCTTGCACTGAGTGCCTTGAGATGAATCGGCCGATTTCATTGTTAAGGCTGGCCATTTCGCAGAGCAGCTTCAAATTGCACCAGTCCCCATAGAAGTCTGCTTTGCATACTTTTTGTTTCGCTTTTGCAGGATCTAAGAACGCCAAGTTTCGCAGAGCTAAGCGTAAGCGACAAGCGCGGACGTCATATCCGAATATCTTTTCGATTGTAAGTTTTCGGTCAAAGCACCGTACGGCTGCTTGCAAAACACGTTGGCGGTATCTCTGGAGTAAATGCAAGGCTCTGGGGAAAGAGAAGGCGAACGCCCTTATACTGGAAGGACACTCCAGGCTTTCCATAACCATGAGAATTATTTCGGTCGGAAGACTACACAAAGTCGATGTCGAGTTCATGTTGAtgggtgaagatgacaaagCGTTACCATATGTTAAGAGTGTGATATAGCAAAAGTGAAGGGAATAAGGCACATTATGGTGGTTATTTATAGGATCCGCGTTTTAATAAAGTTTAAGATAAAAAcctttctctgtctttgcCACGTCCCAAACTCAAGAGAATCAGGGATggaagtgttatttgcagttgagacttgtggctgagagtttATTTCGGCAGAGAGAACCCAGTCACACTTGGATATCATTAAGGTTTATATGAACTTTAAAATATGCTAACAGTCCCAAGCTTACAGAATGTTCATTGCCTCAGTCCCATGCCCTACTTCAAGAATAGTGGAAACAGGAAGCCTCCATTCTCTCCTAAACGGCGATTCACCTTTTGTGGGCTACAATATAGCCTTTATGCTTTTCCCGAATAGCTAGGGTGCTGAAAGCATAAGGATAgaggcttataaagctttCTCTTTTATTGCAGTGCCTTATAAGCTTTATTAGCAAAAAGCCCTTATAATAAAGTGGTAATATAAGTAATACATACAATTTTGCCGCTCTAATAGCACTGGAGAGGACCCTGGTAAGGTCTCTTCACTCTGATATGGACATTCTTTGTAGGGGGCCAAATAGCCGGTCAAACTCCTCAATTAGCTCTTTATAAGCTTCATATAGGCCCTGGAGGATTTTGTAAATATTATAAGCGCTTTCTATATCGTCTGTCGGCCAGTCTCCGTCGGGAATAATGCCATATGTCTGGCGGCGGGCCATTTCGTAGTGGCTTGAGGAGTTGCCAGGATGCTTATAGAAGAACTGATGGGTAGCCATAGTGAGATATTTCGGAATTAATTTGAAGGATGTTTGCCAGTAGTATTTTGCTAATAATCCTGTCGTGTTCCAAAACTTGACAATGTTTCGTTTAGAATTGAGACATCTTGGATCAGGGTTTAGGTTGCTATTGCTTGGGGATGCACCTGCCCGCCTTTGACTCTACAGCAAGATGCCACAATCAAGCAGATGCTCTGGCTGGTGTTTTGACACAATGAAATAAGTGCTCAAAGCAATGCAAGAACTTTTTTACTTGCCATGAAAGATGGCAATTTAATCCAAGTGCTGCTGTTATCTAGAAACCCGCGTTGCTCGGGTAAGCCAGTCACCTCTGGGCAGTGTCAGAAGGTACGCGATACACTCAAGACTCAGCAGCTGTAATAGTCCTGCCAAATACGTCACAGGCCAACTTCCTGAGTCACGCGCATGACGCTCGCGTCTGAGGTTCTTCCCAAAACAACACCAGAAATATTCTTTCAGTTTTCTCTTTGGCGGCATTCTCTCCATTTCCACAGCAGCCCGCCAGGCTCGATAAACATCTTATACATCGAAGGGCCATCCGTGAGTCTCCAAGATACTTGTCGCGGGTTTTGCCAACATTTATCTGGCTAGGCTCGCACCATCCCGACATCAAGTGCCGTCTTTCAGAAACATCGATCGAACAAGCCGAACATGGCTTCACCCaatcaagatgtcgagatcaacaTGCCCACGGCGCAGATCAAGAAGTGGAATTTGGAGATGAAAAGAGATGCCAGGCTCAGATTCCACGAGGCCAACATAGATTGGCTGAACAAACAGTGGCAAGGGCCAGACTGGTTCCCTATCCTTCTGCTGCGGCCTTCCAAACCTTGCCCGAGTGTTGTCCGAGTCCTGAGGAACgtcaccaagatcgccatggccaagaacaTTCTTTTGTCTTCTCTCTGGGAGCCTGGCGGATGCCTTAGAAGTGTTGTCGACCAAGACCTGGCCATCAGGGAAGCCGGTCGCAATGGAAGGTACAAGCATCCGCAATCTAGACGCCTTACCAGGAAAATGGTGAGCCACGCACGCCAGATCTTGCGTTCGTCGACGGCGGAGATGGGCAATGATTGCAGTTCGTCGTCGGGTAAGTTATGCATGCCAACTGAGTGAGGCCGCCTGGCCCAAGTTCTGAAGATACAATGACATGTAGAGCATCCGCTGATGGCAATGCAGGTTCCACGACAGGTGGCGACTCTGAAGTGAAAGAACTGGAGAAGAGCAACACGGTTTCGCGATTGAGTACTTCTGCTCATGATTCATCAGCCGAGCAGCAACTCCCACCTCCACTCCACGGTACGGTTGCATCGGCAGAAGATGAACTAAAAAATTCGCCACGAGGTATGAAGCGGTCCTTGGAAGACAACGAAGACGAAGCGTTGAACCCacccatgttgaagagtcaGCGAGTGGCCTTAGAGAAGGTGCTTGGGATTTTAAGCCCTGAACAGATCGAAATCGTTCACCGCAAGTGGACCGCCAAACTTGATACCGTCCTTGCGGCCAAAAATGCAGCTGAGAAAGGGTTACTGGACCTGATGCATGGCAGGGGCTCAAGGGCAGTCAGCGAAGCAGAAAGGGTACAGGCTCGTCTTCGGAAacatgaagcagaagaggctTTCAACCAAGCTTATCAGAGACTCCATCGTCCAACCCAAGCCATGGGAGCGGTGAGggatatcaagaagaccTTTGATGCTCGCGCTCTATGTGcactcaagcttgagtgTGCTCAGAAAGAAGTACAGTTTGCCAAGAGCAGAATGGAACAGGCGCAAGCGAACCACGAGGCTGCTTTAAGGTCCAACTTCACGGGTGATTGTGACTTTCAGGCAACTTTGGAAGTTCTTGAAGGGTCTGGCTAGGACGGAGGACAGTGAATAGTGATTCATGTGTTGCGATTAGACATTCAGCTCGTGGGAAAAGCTGATTTTAAGGTGGGAAAGATACTATCTGTTAACGGAGTACTTTGTTTTTCGCAACCAACTATGAAACCCAAGAAGGACCAACTTCAGGTAGTCCCCAGCATGTACATATTACTATAGAGTACCGTAATTTGTATGAACAGAGCTCTTCTAGCTTGTCATAGTTGAAACGTCAATCCAAGCTGTAGAATTACGCGACTAGAATCTCCCGCTTCTCCAACCAACCTTCGGTGACACCAGCCTCCGCCTCACCGTCCATGAAGCCGTGCACGTAGGTCGAGCCAACGACCATATACGATTCtccttcaacgccatctctAGATTGAACCTTGCGTAACACCAAAGGCACCTTTCCCCCATCAAGGACGGCCACGACATCGCCCTGCTTCGCAGCAAAACGCGTTGCTAGGAATAGTCCATTATCCGTGACCGCGAACATAAAGCTACCAGGGCTATAATGGTGCGAGATTTGACCCTCGACGTCAAGTTTGGCGAGATCTTCGTCGTCGGCGGGCTGATAGCCGAATGCAGATCTTGAGTATTTGTTGCCAAAGTGTAAACGGTATGTCTGTAGGGGACTCCATTCACTTTTCAGTTGCTCTTGGTTTTCGATGTCCAATCTCTCAATTTCGGTTGGCCTCAACCGACGCATTCTTGGGGGTAGGGTGCAATCCTTGACCATCGTCCGCCAGAATGCGCGAATGGCAGTGTCGCCAGTTGGTATCTCTTTACCACCGACTTTCGGGGCATACATATGCTCCTGGGGTTGCTCAAGGGCGTCTTTGCCGAGGTAAAGGTTCATGACATCCCGagcctcaaggtctttgCCATCCTGAAGAACAGGTGCTACTGTTCCTAGGATGGTGCCTTTCGTGACCAAGATATCCTTTTCGGGGCCGATGAGTCGGCATGGGGTCTCGCAgttcttgacaccagcgttgaagatgccgcGCTGGGCAAAGAGCATTGTTGCGCACTGCCGACGCTTGCTATTGTATTCTGCAACCCAAGATGGCAGTTTACGCTGTCCATCCAGCGCTTTAGGCCCTTTCGGACGCTCAAATGGGTTTTGGCAAAGAATATCCAAGTTTCCGGCGAGATTGATCAAGGAGACTGTGGCCTGCTGATACAATTCGGGCACTGACGCCATATAGTCGGCATTTATACCATGATCTTCCGTCACAAGCCCAAGTAGCCCGTATATCTTGTCCCGAGGGTCAGTCGATTCCATTTCACGGAAGCGCACCAGCACATCCATAAGCTTGGACCCCTTGCCCTGCGTCATTAGGCGACGTTGGTCCTCGATAAGCTTGATGGGGACGAAAACTTCACTAAAGTCCTTGTAATATTCCGGTGAATGACTACTATCGCGGCCCATGTGGAACGCATCGAAGTATGGTTCGTCTTTGAAGAGGTTTTTCAGAACATCccagttcagctcagcatCTCTTGACATGAGCGTCAGCCGCGGGGCGAGAGAAAGCTCCTGCATCACCCACAGCCGACTCCAGAGCGTCGGCCGTTTGAAAACACAAGATAGCATGCACTGAGAGAAATCGAGGAGACGATAACGTCCTTCTCGGGCATGATCTTGTAGTTCTTTCAGAGTCTGCGGGTTCTTCTCGGCGATTTCGCGCATCAAGTCAATTCCGTTT
Protein-coding regions in this window:
- a CDS encoding hypothetical protein (At least one base has a quality score < 10), yielding MKSADSSQGTQCKLGTKSKTICATEFSHRRAGVWRFKPYQTVELYLRPIITVRGKVGRLLIHETFIVWEEKGALYETTLHQAALLPTYNKDPFSEGCSISDSFNGACLSIFSFIFQCYENLIRRVDRHLDLEELRQDSDPQASELVLIARFRMRTRDEELRYIALLCLQGYVCLTVAERYSDAELRQFVLKSFTWFCRDGTNHIPDTCAWDIFPPAIQPMNHGAEDDSSGTKRVW